A region of the Dyadobacter sp. CECT 9275 genome:
TGATGTAACAAAATCCTTCGTTTTAAATAAAAACGCAGACGCATTCTGAGCCCTTTTAGAATAATAGATCCATCCATCGGCATCCCTAAATAAAAAGAAAGGCACAACATCCGCATGCTGCTGGAATTTCCTGCTGTTTAAGTGATAGGTATAATCCGTATTGATGACCTCATCACCCTTTGTTGTTATCGCGTAAGTATTGGTGTAGGCAAGCGTTGCGTCAGGACTATACGTGATGGCCTCGAACAGCTTGGGATAAAAAAGATAAAGCCCGTCTGTTGAACTTCCAATAGCATAAATACCAGTTCCCGGTATCTTGTGTATGATCTCTATATTATGGCAGGGCAGATCTTTTATGACCATTTTAAGACCAAGCCCGAGCCGGGGAATAAGGTATATCTCATATAAATTGTTATCCCTCACCAGATAGTTATTGGCCAAAGCCAGGTATAAAATCCTGCTTTTCTGGTCAAAACTGATGCCGGTTTCGATCGGTCCCGCGTGGAGATATTTGCCATTCTTCATAAATGAGGCCTGCCCCGAACGGTTTAAAAAACAAAGTGTATCAGAAAACTGCAGCATTAAAGAGTTCTGAATCCTTTCTGAAGACACGTACCCGGCTTTTGAAGCGGAAAAAAAATTGAGAACACCTTTATCGGTTTTCGGATCATGAAAGTAAGTCCAGCTTGTGCCGTCGGAGGTCTGAGCATTCGTCACAGGATTCGTGACCTGCGGATAAATGGGGTTTCTTTTCAAAAACTCGCTTTTCCTGATCTCGGTCACATGGGCATTGTAAAATCCTATTATATGAACAGAGCTACTGTCATCAACCGGTTCAAACTGCAGCCCATCCCCTTTCTGCCTGAAAAGTTTGTCTCCCTCATCCTTAAAATAGACTCTGTGATGATTGTCAACTCCAATCCAACCGATCCGGTCCGAAAACATGGAGGGAATTTGTGTCGCATTTAATACAACAAATTCGCGTCCATCGAAGCGCGTAATACCTGCCTGCGTGGAAAACCACAGATACCCCTTACTATCTGTTACGATTCCATCGATCGAATTCTGAGGCAATGAGTTTTCACTGTTATAATGCTTGAAGGAATATTCCTGGCCATACAAAGAAGCAGGATAGGTAAAACAAAATCCAACGAAGAGGATCCGGAAATAAAACCCGGCAAGAGAAAGAAGATGTCTCACAAACAATTAATCAGCTTAAAGAAAATTCTGATGCAACTTAGTACTTATCCCACGTCTCATTGATGATTACGTAAGTTAGAAATTTTATTATCCAATCAAGCAAATCCGGAGAAAGTAAACCGGGCAGCTGTACATTCAGCAGGATTCTGCCCCGATTTACTTGTTTTATATTCAGTTTAAAACTTTTATATTCGACATTTTATAGACCTTGAAATTTATTTCAATGCAATGTCCTGATCTATCATCTTCGCAATGGGAACAGTTTGTCAACCCATACCCTCACCGGATTATTGCATTTGTATCTGCATTCCGGACGTACACGTTAACGATCAGAACAAAACACTAAGCATCTTAACCACTAACCATAAATCATTGAAAATGAATCGTAGAGAAGCCGTTCAAAGGATTACGTTTCTGCTGGGAGGGGCCATATCGGCGCCGCTCATAGCAGGTGTAATGGGCGAAAAACTGAACTTCGGACCATCCCTCCTGATATCTCCCGATCAGGAAATTTTGCTGGCCGAGGTGGCCGAGGTCATCATACCGGCAACAGGGACCCCGGGAGCAAAAGCGGCAGGAGTCGAAAAATTTATAACACGTGTGATGCGCGATTGTTACATCCGGGAAGACCAGCAAAAATTTTACGACGGACTGGAAAAAGTTAATAAGACCAGCCTCGATGCGTACGGCAAAGCTTTTACGGCACTGGATACCACTCAAAAAAATGAGGTCCTGAAAAAGACAACGGTATCCGACAAACCGTTTTTCCTCCTGATGAAAAGCCTGACCGTGACCGGCTTCTTCACGTCAGAAGCCGGTGCCACACAGGCGCTTGACTACTTACCTATACCCGGCCGCTTTCAGGGATCGTGGCCGATGCCAAAAGGACAAAAAACCTGGGCACTGTAAGTTTCAGAAACCGGGCTTATGAAATGAACACAATCCCGTAAGGATGTGCCCGATCAGTGATGTGAAAAATAGTTTTAATTGACAAAAAACAAATGGCGAATTTAAATATTGATGCGCAAAAAGAATTAACCTACGATGCCATTGTGATCGGCTCGGGGGTATCTGGCGGCTGGGCAGCTAAAGAACTCACCGAAAAGGGTTTAAAGGTACTGATGCTGGAAAAAGGCAAAAACCTGGAACATGTAACTGGCTACGAAAACGCTTTAAAAGCACCCTGGGAATCGCAATACAACGGCAGGCTGACGATAAAACAAAAGGAAACACACCCCTTCCTTTCCAGGGATTATCCTTACAATGAGATGACGGAGAAGTACTGGATGAACGACTCCGATTCCATGTACGAAGAAAAGAAGAGATTTGACTGGTTCAGGCCTAATATCGTAGGAGGAAAATCAATCATGTGGGGCAGGCAGTCGTACCGCTGGAGTGACCTGGATTTTGAAGCTAACCTGAAAGACGGGATCGCCGTTGACTGGCCCATACGTTATAAAGATATAGCTCCCTGGTACTCCTATGTAGAAAAACACGTGGGTATTTCAGGAGAAAAACTCGGGCTCCCCCAATTGCCGGACAGCGACTTCCTCCCGCCAATGGATATGTACTTCGTTGAAAAGGAGGTACGCAAAAGACTGGAAAAAGAGTTTCCGGGCCGACACATGACCATAGGACGGGTTGCGAATCTTTCAAAGCCTACCAAAATACAACTGGAAGGAGGCCGCTCCCCATGCCAGTACCGCAACCGTTGCTCGCTTGGCTGCCCTTACGGCGCCTATTTCAGTACACAGTCCAGTACGCTGCCACCAGCCGTAAAAACCGGCCTTCTTACCCTCCGTCCCGATTCCGTAGTGAGGGAAATTGTTTATGACGACAAGAAAAAAAGAGCAACAGGAGTGCGGGTAACGGACTCGGTTACTCTGGAGGAGAAGGAATATTTCGCCAAACTGATCTTTGTATGTGCCAGTGCAATTGGCTCTACGGTAGTATTGCTGAACTCTACCTCGGACCGTTTTCCCAACGGAATGGGAAATGATTCTGGTGAACTGGGCCATAACCTGATGGACCACCATTTCCGTACCGGGGCCAGCGGGGTCTGGGAAGGCGACCTCGACAAATATTACTTTGGAAGAAGGGCAAATGGTATCTATATCCCCAGATATCGTAACATAGGAAACGACAAGCGCGAGTACCTCCGTGGCTTTGGTTATCAGGGAAGCGGCGGACGCCAGGGCTGGCAGCGCAATGTTGCTGAGCTTGCCTTTGGCGCCGATTTCAAAGAGGAACTCACTACACCGGGACCATGGACGATGGGCTTAGGTGGATTTGGCGAAACATTGCCGTACCATGAGAACCACATGTACCTGAGCAAAGACAAGAAAGACAAATGGGGCATGCCAGTGGTTGTTTTTGACGCAGACCTGCGTGAAAATGAACATAAAATGCGTAAGGATATGATGGCTGACGCTGCTGAAATGCTGGAAAGGTCAGGGGTGAAAAATGTAAAAACTTACGACAACGGCTCTTATCTGGGTATGGCCATCCACGAAATGGGAACTGCCAGAATGGGGCGCGACCCGAAAACTTCCGTACTTAATGGCAACAATCAGCTACATGCTGTTAAAAATGTTTTTGTCACCGATGGGGCCAGTATGACTTCGGCATCCTGCGTAAATCCATCCCTTACTTACATGGCCCTAACGGCCAGAGCGGTTGATTTTGCCGTAAAGGAAACGAAGAAAAAAAATCTGTAATCCGGTTTGAAACAAAATGGCGCGGAGAAATCCGCGTCATTTTTATTTCGTTATACAGGATATGCTTTGCCCAAAACTCATAGAGGGAGTAATTAATGCAAAATTGTATTAATTCTTAGTCCTCCCATTTTTTCCTGACATGCCTGCCAACAATTCCATTTCTGCTTCTCCGGTAATCAAATCTGCCCGTACGGCTACTCTGTTAATATTCCTGGTCTGCGGAATTGGAATTTCCAGTTGGGCTCCCATGGTACCTTTTGTTAAAACCAACCTTGGGCTCAGCGAGGCAAATCTGGGTATTGTACTCTTATCCCTCGGGGCAGGAGCCATTCTTACCATGCCCTTTACCAGTCTTTTCATCAACCAGTATGGCAGCCGTAAAGTATCCCTGGTCGCTGCTGTGGTGATCGCTCTCATGTTACCCTTGCTTCTTATTGCTGGTTCAGCGTTTTCTCTTGCCACTGCGTTGTTCGTTTTTGGAGCAGCCATCGGCACAATCGACGTAGCCATGAATGCACATGCCATTGTAGTACAAAACAGCTATGGCAGGCCCATTATGTCGGCATTCCATGGAATGTTCAGTCTGGGAGGACTTGTTGGTTCCATTGGCCTGGGATTTCTGATCAAATATGGTTTATCTCCTACCGTTGCCGCAATCAGTATTTCTGTCCTGCTGCTCCTGATTGCGATTACCCAATATTCCCGCTTGCTGCCGCATACAAAGGAAAGCCGGGTGGATACATTCAAGTTTACCTTACCCACCGGGCCCGTACTACGGCTTGGGCTGATGTGTTTTGTGTTATTTCTGGCCGAAGGCGCATTGCTCGACTGGAGCGCTGTATTTCTCCAGTTCTCCCGTGGATTTGATCCATCCCTATCCGGTATTGGCTTTGCTTCGTTTTCTGTTGCTATGGCAGCGATGCGCCTTACCGGTGATAAAATCGTTCACAGACTCGGAACCCGAAAAGTGGTAGTACTAGGTACTCTGATGGCTGCTGCGGGTTACTTTATGGCCGTCTTGCTCCCATATTCGTACGCCGCACTAATTGGTTTTACTTTCATAGGACTGGGTGCGGCCAATGCCGTTCCGGTATTCTTCACCGCTGCCGGGCGTATTTCCGGCATACCAGCAGCTGTGGCTCTTCCCGCCGTTACAACGCTGGGTTATGCCGGCCAGCTGGCAGGTCCGGCGCTTATTGGTTTTATTGCTGAATTCTCCTCATTACCTGTCGCTTTGGGTTTTGTGGGCATACTCCTGCTTCTGGTAAGTATTTCGTATTCCGCCCAGCCGGAATAATACCCTAAAAAGCTTCACCCGTAAATAAATAAAAACCTGGGCCATCCTTCGTAAAACCAACATCAAGTCTCAGGTAAATATCCTTTTGAGGAAACAACAAATACCGCAGGCCCACTCCTCCTGCAACCCGGATATGCCTGAAAGCAAACTGACCAACCCTGGGAGCCACCACTGCGGCGGAAGCAAAGGCAGCTCCTCCGAAACGCCTGCTAAACCTGAACGGAAGCCAGCGATACTCCGTTTGTACCGCCAGCATGTTTTTATCCCGGTATCTGCCGGAGTAATATCCCCGCATTATCATTTCACCACCCATGAGGGCCAGTTGGTTAAATGGAATATTACCAGAGAAAAAATTACCGTACACCTGCCACGCCAGTACGTTACGCGTGCCCATCGGATGCGCAGAGCGAACATCCAGGTTCCAGCCCGAGAACTGATATTTACTTCCAAGACTTCTATTGTAGTTCAGATACGAAATTTCACCGAAAAATCCTTTCCGGACATTGAGTACATTATGACGGTTGTCGTACACCAGCGCTGCTCCCAAGCCCAGGTTCCGCCCGCCTGAACTTCCCAAAGGCAACGGATATGAATGGTTTTCAGGTTGTTCAAAATGCGTATTGTATAATTGCTGATAGTCAATCTCCGGTCCCGCGAAGAAGTTCGGAATTATCTTACGCAGTACACGTTGTTTGAGCAGCAGGTAATTGGCGTCTATCAGTGCAGGATCGTGCCCGGAGGTTTCGGGACCTATGCCATAATACAGTAGAGGAAATCGCTGAAAACGTGTTTTTCCCAGAAAAAACCATTTATCCTTATCCCCGTATATTGCATTGTCCAGCCAGATCCCATACTGGCCTTCCAATGTAACAAAAGTAAATGCGTTCAGCTCGCTCAGCCGGTTAAGGGAATCATTTTTCGCCTGAAACAACAGAAGTGAAGAAAATCCAAATTCAAAACTGGTTTCCGGGGAATAGGCCAGTGTCGGATAGATCCTGAAACTGGGCCGTCCGGGCGCCGTGGTATCGCTCAAGGCCTTCCGGATAATCTTTTTCACCCAGTTGTTTTGGCCATGAGCAAAAGGAATATCGTCCAGAAAAAACGATAGGATTAAAAAGCAGAATCTTCTGATTTGGACCACTGAAAAGTAAATTATCGTCCGCTTGTTTTGTTTACAGAAAACAGAAAAAAAAATCAGGCCAGACCGAGTGAGTCATCTTCAAATAAGCACCTTTATTACAGTAGAAGCACTTGTTTTACCGCTCTTTCAGGAACATTAACCGGCGTTATGGCCGATTTTAAGCCGCATTACATCACTGATATTCATGAAAAATTACCTGCTGATTTTATTTGGGATACTGCAAACGGCAACGCTACTTGCCCAGGAAAAGGGAACGAAAAAAGGCTGGTGGCAGCAAAACAACCTGCGCATGATCCAGATGAACCTTCCCGATTATGAAGCTGCAACGCTAGATGCCGATTCCGTTGTAGCGGACCTGATCAGTGTTTCAGCCAATACCCTGCTGATAAACGCGGGAGGTATTATGGCATTTTATCCGACAAAACTGGATTTTCATTACACCAATCCGTACATGAAACCGGGTGTATTGGGAGCTATTATTAAAAAGTGCCACGAAAATCAGATACGGGTTATGGTGCGTTTTGACTTCAGCCGGGTCCACGAAAGTATCTTCAAAGCCCACCCCGACTGGTGTTATATTTCCCCCAAAGGGGAGCGCATGATCAATACGGACATGTATGTGGTTTCGATCAACGCTCCGTACGTACAGGAAAAGGCTTTTCAGATTATTGAGGAAGTGATTGACCTGTTTCCGATTGACGGAATTTTTCTCAACATGCCGGGCTACCAGGTACGAAATCCCTATGAAGATAAATATCATGGTATCGACCAGAACGAATCGGATCAAAAACGGTTTGCTGCGTTCAGTAACGGGCTCACACTTCCGAAGGAGGAAAACAAGGCCGACCCGCTGTTTCAGCGCTACCTGGATTTCAAGAAAGAAACCGTAGAGGAATGGTCGGAAAAACTGCATAGGCTGGTCAAATCAAAAAACCCTCAAATTGCGATTTGTACCTATTCGGACAAGTTTGTGGACATCATCCGGCACGAGTCACAAAGTATGACCAGCCTTCCCTATTGGCCCTATACGGCGTCGGATAATGTGAGTAATGCGGTTAATTCCTTCCCGCATCATATAATCAGCAATGCCAGCATACAACAAATTTCCTTTCAGTCGCGGTACAACGCCATTGAACCTGCGGAAGTGCGGATACGGCTTTATGAAAATATTGCAAACGGTTCGGGGCTGGATATGAGCATGATGGGCGACATGCGGGGATACGAAGACGAGCGCAACTATCCGGTTTTCAGAGAGGTGTACAGCTTTCACAAAAAACATGAGGCTTATTTCGGCCAATACAAATCCAGGGCGAAAGTAGCCATTATCGCACCTGGCGCCTGGCCCAGCGGTGATCCCATGCAGGAATACCGCGGGATACAACTGATGCTCAGAGAAGCCCATATCCCTTTTGATATCATCGAAGACGGGCAAATTGGCAACTTGGAAGAAAAGATCAAGCACTATAAACTGATCCTGTTACCCGAAATCACTTACCTGAAACCCGACGCCATAAAGATACTCAAAGAAGCGAACCTGGCAGGAACCCAGCTGATTGCCACCAACCGTAGCCTGTTTGATACCCCGGCGGACTTGTACAAAATTTTCGGTGTTAAAATTGTCAAAAAAGACAATGATGGAGCAGGTAACTACCTGGTGCCTGACGATCGCTCGGTGTTCAAAAACTTCAAAG
Encoded here:
- a CDS encoding MFS transporter — its product is MPANNSISASPVIKSARTATLLIFLVCGIGISSWAPMVPFVKTNLGLSEANLGIVLLSLGAGAILTMPFTSLFINQYGSRKVSLVAAVVIALMLPLLLIAGSAFSLATALFVFGAAIGTIDVAMNAHAIVVQNSYGRPIMSAFHGMFSLGGLVGSIGLGFLIKYGLSPTVAAISISVLLLLIAITQYSRLLPHTKESRVDTFKFTLPTGPVLRLGLMCFVLFLAEGALLDWSAVFLQFSRGFDPSLSGIGFASFSVAMAAMRLTGDKIVHRLGTRKVVVLGTLMAAAGYFMAVLLPYSYAALIGFTFIGLGAANAVPVFFTAAGRISGIPAAVALPAVTTLGYAGQLAGPALIGFIAEFSSLPVALGFVGILLLLVSISYSAQPE
- a CDS encoding GMC oxidoreductase, which produces MANLNIDAQKELTYDAIVIGSGVSGGWAAKELTEKGLKVLMLEKGKNLEHVTGYENALKAPWESQYNGRLTIKQKETHPFLSRDYPYNEMTEKYWMNDSDSMYEEKKRFDWFRPNIVGGKSIMWGRQSYRWSDLDFEANLKDGIAVDWPIRYKDIAPWYSYVEKHVGISGEKLGLPQLPDSDFLPPMDMYFVEKEVRKRLEKEFPGRHMTIGRVANLSKPTKIQLEGGRSPCQYRNRCSLGCPYGAYFSTQSSTLPPAVKTGLLTLRPDSVVREIVYDDKKKRATGVRVTDSVTLEEKEYFAKLIFVCASAIGSTVVLLNSTSDRFPNGMGNDSGELGHNLMDHHFRTGASGVWEGDLDKYYFGRRANGIYIPRYRNIGNDKREYLRGFGYQGSGGRQGWQRNVAELAFGADFKEELTTPGPWTMGLGGFGETLPYHENHMYLSKDKKDKWGMPVVVFDADLRENEHKMRKDMMADAAEMLERSGVKNVKTYDNGSYLGMAIHEMGTARMGRDPKTSVLNGNNQLHAVKNVFVTDGASMTSASCVNPSLTYMALTARAVDFAVKETKKKNL
- a CDS encoding BamA/TamA family outer membrane protein — translated: MKKIIRKALSDTTAPGRPSFRIYPTLAYSPETSFEFGFSSLLLFQAKNDSLNRLSELNAFTFVTLEGQYGIWLDNAIYGDKDKWFFLGKTRFQRFPLLYYGIGPETSGHDPALIDANYLLLKQRVLRKIIPNFFAGPEIDYQQLYNTHFEQPENHSYPLPLGSSGGRNLGLGAALVYDNRHNVLNVRKGFFGEISYLNYNRSLGSKYQFSGWNLDVRSAHPMGTRNVLAWQVYGNFFSGNIPFNQLALMGGEMIMRGYYSGRYRDKNMLAVQTEYRWLPFRFSRRFGGAAFASAAVVAPRVGQFAFRHIRVAGGVGLRYLLFPQKDIYLRLDVGFTKDGPGFYLFTGEAF
- a CDS encoding alpha-amylase family protein is translated as MKNYLLILFGILQTATLLAQEKGTKKGWWQQNNLRMIQMNLPDYEAATLDADSVVADLISVSANTLLINAGGIMAFYPTKLDFHYTNPYMKPGVLGAIIKKCHENQIRVMVRFDFSRVHESIFKAHPDWCYISPKGERMINTDMYVVSINAPYVQEKAFQIIEEVIDLFPIDGIFLNMPGYQVRNPYEDKYHGIDQNESDQKRFAAFSNGLTLPKEENKADPLFQRYLDFKKETVEEWSEKLHRLVKSKNPQIAICTYSDKFVDIIRHESQSMTSLPYWPYTASDNVSNAVNSFPHHIISNASIQQISFQSRYNAIEPAEVRIRLYENIANGSGLDMSMMGDMRGYEDERNYPVFREVYSFHKKHEAYFGQYKSRAKVAIIAPGAWPSGDPMQEYRGIQLMLREAHIPFDIIEDGQIGNLEEKIKHYKLILLPEITYLKPDAIKILKEANLAGTQLIATNRSLFDTPADLYKIFGVKIVKKDNDGAGNYLVPDDRSVFKNFKGQNMMFWKYNLGLYDMTATDKQYLPILSKGRPGPPEIIGGHTPTGYHAMSIKRNGNGQAVILPVNIGKLYYIHGYQEHKRIILDVIKHLLPDADSDIRTNAPARVETILTEYRKNIKGLSTSKATDGQILHLINLTGFSGNTYFDPYVQHNLTFKIRSPKKPSNVFTLSNEKPLSFSWKDDYLSFEIAKFHAYEAVVMDW
- a CDS encoding gluconate 2-dehydrogenase subunit 3 family protein; the protein is MNRREAVQRITFLLGGAISAPLIAGVMGEKLNFGPSLLISPDQEILLAEVAEVIIPATGTPGAKAAGVEKFITRVMRDCYIREDQQKFYDGLEKVNKTSLDAYGKAFTALDTTQKNEVLKKTTVSDKPFFLLMKSLTVTGFFTSEAGATQALDYLPIPGRFQGSWPMPKGQKTWAL